AGATTTGAAGAACCCAAACCAAACATAAATAATTATTCACTTAAATTACTGAAATATTCTATTTCATCAAGGCAAAAACTGTATACCATGTGAAGCAAGTGTATGCAGCATTATACAAGTACAACATGAACTGGGAGTCAAATAAAAGTTACTGCCTTGTTTGTATTGTTTTAGCTTCTCATTCTGGCAAGAGGTTTAAAGAATATATTTATTGGGACAGGTGGATTGGCTGACAATGAAGATGCGAGAAAATAACTTTACAGTCTCATCAATGCACGGAGACATGCCTCAAAAGGAGCGAGATGCAATTATGAAAGAATTTAGGGAAGCTGCAACTCGTGTTCTGATCACAACAGATGTTTGGGCAAGGGGTCTGGATGTTCAACAGGCAAGTCCTACTTATTTATTTTTTGATTAAAGGCCTGTTTGGCTCTTCATTTAAAAAAACGAAAATTTAGCCATGTGCTTGTTTAATTAGTTACTCGGTGACTTCAAACTTTATCAGGATTATGCCACAGTTCTCAAAATGTTTATACAAGTGATATAATGGATAAGATATTGGAACTTCAGCCTACATTTGTGTTTATTGGTGTTTGTTATCCTGGTGATCTTACATTTGGTTGTGTTATGTTATGGTTCAGGTATCCTTGGTGATTAATTACGATCTTCCAAACAATCGTGAGCTTTACATTCATCGAATTGGTCGTTCCGGTCGTTTTGGACGCAAGGTAACTAGTTATTCAAATTTCTCTTTGAACAGCCCAATTGATGATTTAAGAACCATTTCTGGACTCTACTACATCCCATCACCTTGAGTTTTTTTGTTGTAATTGTAATATTGTTCATCCAAATTATTGCTTAATGGTTTACAGGGTGTTGCTATAAACTTTGTGAAGACTGATGACATCAAGATACTGAGGGACATAGAGCAATATTACAGTACACAGATCGATGAAATGCCAATGAATGTTGCTGATTTAATATGACATGTTCAGTTTGTGAAGAAACTTGAAAGAAGTGGGACTTGCTTGCTTATTGAGTTGAATTGTCAAACATACTTTTCTAGAATTCCGAGTTTGGTGAAAATACGGACGAGTGCTGATTTAATGTGTCCCAAACTGTGTGGCATGAAGCTTTAGCCTATGACTTATATTTGAGTGTAGAATTCACAGTAACGAAGTGTATGTTTTTTAATTAATTTTGTTGTTTTAAACTTGAAAATTTGTGAAGCTTTAGTAGTGCTTTCTCTGGCTAGGTTCTTTGCCGCCTTCTGTTTAATATTTAGGCTAGTAGTTCCTTGTTCCCTGAACACGACCTTTTTCCAGACCAGTGCTTTCTCTATTGATTGTTACCTCGTTAGAGGATTATTCCTGACAATTTCCGGTAATTGTTAAATCTTAAATCAACAACCTGGCTCGACAAAATTTTAGTAGAGCGTTAAGTCCGATGCCTGCATGTACAGATTCCGTCAATATATAAAGGTGTATCAAAATACAATATTACCAATCTGTATATTACAGTTGTGGTCTTGTGGAGTTGAAGAGCACGTATGACCAATTTCTATATTACATCCATTACCATTACTAATAGTCTGTTGAAACAAAAAAGAAAAATGCCAGGGAACCAAATAAGTGTATATTCCTCATATACTGACTCCAATTTCTGATGACATGCATGATACCCTATCCCTAAGCAAAATCTAGCAACTTGTTTCTGTTGCATCAACTGAGCAGAATATATTAATTAGCCAAAAAAAAATGAACATAATATTCAAGGTTTTATTGGTTTCTTGAAACTCTGGTGATTTTCCTCGCAATGAGAGATTTGAATTCACGTACGTAACAAAAGATTAAAGACCAGGGTTTTATTAAACAGATTTTAATGATTTTaagtgattttttttttttgcttttgaTACATTTGGAGTTAGAGTTTATTAGGAGAGTGCATATGATCTTGAATAAAAATATTATGATTAATGTTATGATTGCGGTCTCGCTTGTATATGTTTTTCGTAAGATATAATTTGTTATTCAATGAGATATTACGGCCCGGTTGTTTCTCGCTTATCTCGTACACTAGTTTAGATTATTTTTTAAAGTTTTTTCTAAAAAAAGTTAAAGCTAAAATAGAAGGAATTGAAAATCCCTTTACTATTAAGACGGTctttaaataataaaacaaatatatttttttaaaagctCCTATTATCTTTTTTCACAATCGCGGAATTTAGGAAGATAAATTGTAACCGTCTTCATTCTTAATTGAGAAATACTACCGATCATTCCTCTCATATGTAAATTGCATACTTTTGATAATTTTTCCAGCATGAGATAAGATCATACATGTGTGAACATAAATTAAAATATGAGTAGGGTTATAATTCGAGTCGATTAAGCCAAGTTTAATCgaatcgagccgagccgagccggaCCGACTAATTTAACTAATTGAGCCTAACTATCAGCCCGAAATCGACTAGTTTTATTTTACGAGTCGAACCAAACTAAGTCGAGTCGGCTCGTTTAGCTAAACGCTGGTTTTAACGAGTCGAATCTAAACCTCTACCCGAAATGGATTTGTTTAATTAAACGAACTAGAACTTCTACTCGAACTCGACTAATTTGATTAAACGAGTTGAGGAGGATTCACTTAAAAGAGTTCGAGCCGGACGAGCTCGTGAGCCGCCCGACTCAAATTACAACCCTAAATGTGATCGATTCGAAATTTTTTTGATAACAGATTTCGATACTGCTCTTATTTCTAACAAAAATCCCAACCCGACCAAACTAACCAAACCGACCCTATTTCGACCGATCCAAACCGATTTTTTTCAACCCGATACATAtttgggttgaaaaaatgtcaacctgatttaattgggttggatatgagtttcgatatttttaaaccGATCCAATCCAACCCGATTAAAAATATACTTACacattaatttattaattttataactgtGAATATGTTCAGGCCTAATAGATAGGTTTATTTATATGTAATTTATAGAATCAGTCCTCCATATTTAAAGAATATGTCATTGTTTTCATTTATCGAGTTCAATGTTTAAAAAATGTTTAAAGACTAAGTATTTTTGTTATCGGTCTCTTTTGGATGTTTAAGCCATATCTGACATGGATGATTGTAATATTTTGTTGAACTATTTTCAGActttctattttattttataattattaatattagtTTTGAATATTTACTAAACCGATCCAAACCGATCCAAACCGATCCAAACCGAAGTATTACAAATTGGTTTGAGTTACAAATTTAAACAGTTCGGTTTAGattgaaattttgaaaacccgaaTTAATTGGGTTTGATTACTAAATTTCCCAACCCGCCCAACCCAATCTGTGTACAGCCCTTGTACAGTAGAAGTGTGGGACAAAGAGTGCTCCTCTTTTTAACAAAAATTCCCCAATTTACGTGTACAAGCGTGGGGCATAGAGTAAAAATTAAATAATGTTAACcaaatatatacatacacatgaaataatttataaaaatttaagaaaaaattgacaaaatagccaatttttgaatttttttaactaaaatagTCATTCTGAAAAAAGTGGTCAATTTTAGTCGATTGAATATTTCACTATTAATTGAATATCCCAATTTGTATAATATACTTCACTGATAGTTGTATATTTAATATATGGACATTCCACTGACAATTGGGCATCCCATCGGCTAAAATTACAATACTCGTACACAACAGATTGCCCCTTGTGCAAGTTGAAATTCCTGTACATCTCTCTGAAAAAATTTTAGTGTTGGGTCTTTTGGCATCCCCCTCTGTTCTACTGAACTCTCCCAACTCCCAGTAATTTACACCGGTATTgttcaatctctctctctctctctctctctcccctctctctctccccctttctccctcccccctctctcttcctgtgtgtgtgtgtgtgattttAGGGGTTTATATATGGACCAGCATGACAGCACATATCTAATCATATTTAGGCAGTTGTTTTGTTACCAGATGATCATGCCATTATAGCTTACAGGACGATTAATTAATATAGTTCCACTATCTGGGGGTGAAAGTTTGTTTTTTTCCTTTTTAAATTCTTATATCTTGAATTATATTCTTAGGGCTTGCCAATTGAATTTGATGGTCTTTATGTGAAATTAGTACTAGTCATATTTGTGGGTTGGTTTGTTTTAGGCCTAATTTTCTTCTTCCTCTGCAGAAGAAGATGACCCTTATGAATCCTGAAGATTCGTCTCAAAGAACTCTGTATGTATTGTCCATTCCCCAATCCCTCATTAATAATACGTTAGCAATGTAGAACCCCTCGCAAATAAATGTATCACTTTTAAAGCACCCGGTGTTTACCTTTTAAGCAATGCAGGTACCCTTATGTGACTGGTACTTCTGTGGTCGCGATTAAATACAAGGATGGGATCCTCATGGCTGCTGATATGGGAGGTCGGTTAGCTTTCACcatacccccccccccccccccccaaatTACTTCAACCTGTTAGAATTTATCGGTTTACAACAACTTATTGTCATGCACGCACACCCTATTACTTTAGTAGTTGTTGTCAAAGGGGTTTTTAATCTGATTGGAATTAAGGGGTCTTTCCTTGTTTTTCGGCTATGGGGCTATGACATAACAATACAGGAAACCATATTACATTCAACTCAGTTTGATTATAGTTTGTATTTGATTAATTCATTTCATTGAAATGTGGGTATGACTGCTATATTATATCTCTTAAATGTTAGTGTTACGTCGATTTACTGTCATGTCTCTTGAAGGCATGATATGAGTAGATGTGGACCCCAATATAGGAATAATGGAAAGGTTAACGACTTTAAGTTAAGTTCCTTGATGTATATAGGCAATGTCCTACCAGTGACATGCTCTCGGGATGGCAGGAATCATATCTGAGGTTTTACATATGTTGTTTATCTTTTAAGAAAAATTATATATGTAGTTAGTTTGGTTGAGTGACCTGTATTTGCTGAATGGTTTTAGAGAATATTACCATGTACTGTTTCTTTGAATCAAAGTACATGTGAATGGGTTCACACTGTACAATTAGAACCctatttttgttaataatatgGTACCTTGAATAATGTAATTCAGTTTAACTTTATTCATTCTATTCATCTTCAGGCTCCTATGGCTCTACATTGCGTTACAAGAGTGTAGAACGAATGAAGTCAGTGGGAAAACACTCGGTTCTAGGTGCTAGTGGGGAAATTAGTGATTTCCAGGAAATTTTACGCTATCTTGATGAGCTTATGTAAATGTCTTTTCCTATATATAAGATTGCTTAGTGCTTACCATCTAATGACTCCAATTTTATTTCTGTTTTAAATTGAATAATATGAATGTCGTATATAATGCTTGTGCATGTCTTTTATAAGTCCCGACAGACCTTAATTTGGTTCATTCCCCATGCAGCTTGCATGATAACATGTGGGATGATGGTAATTCTTTGGGACCTAAAGAGGTGCACAACTATTTAACTCGTCTGATGTATAATCGTCGCAACAAATTCAACCCATTATGGAACTCCCTTGTTCTTGGTGGAGTGAAAAATGGGCAAAAGTATCTGGGATCGGTAAACTTGCTTAACTATTTTCTGATTCTTATTTAGAGCATCTTTTTATTCGCTTGTAGACTTAGATTGGGGCGGTGCTTATGTCATTGGACGGGATTATGTCAATGCAGGTCAGTATGATCGGTGTGCATTTTGAGGATAATCATGTGGCAACTGGATTTGGTAATCATCTGGCACGACCAATTCTGCGTGAAGAATGGAAAGAAGACTTAAGTTTCGAAGAGGGTGTCAAGCTACTGGAGA
This genomic interval from Apium graveolens cultivar Ventura chromosome 8, ASM990537v1, whole genome shotgun sequence contains the following:
- the LOC141681024 gene encoding proteasome subunit beta type-4, yielding MTLMNPEDSSQRTLYPYVTGTSVVAIKYKDGILMAADMGGSYGSTLRYKSVERMKSVGKHSVLGASGEISDFQEILRYLDELILHDNMWDDGNSLGPKEVHNYLTRLMYNRRNKFNPLWNSLVLGGVKNGQKYLGSVSMIGVHFEDNHVATGFGNHLARPILREEWKEDLSFEEGVKLLEKCMRVLLYRDRSAVNKLQIAKLTEEGMTMSQPYSLKTFWGYGAFQNPTVGAEGSW